Proteins from one Nitrobacteraceae bacterium AZCC 2146 genomic window:
- a CDS encoding YVTN family beta-propeller protein (product_source=TIGR02276; cath_funfam=2.120.10.30; cleavage_site_network=SignalP-noTM; cog=COG3391; smart=SM00320; superfamily=51004; tigrfam=TIGR02276) codes for MRAVVFAAALAGIGVAQAEEAFVTNQLSDDLTVVDLATSRPLATIAIGGKPAGVAVSADGRFAYVTSPDSKTLTIVDAAARQVTGRIEVGGGPLGVAAAPDGGVVYVADWYAAAIRVIDPQVPRVTASIAVGSSPSGLAVTPDGRLLLSADRDDDSVSVIDTATRERRATIKVGTRPFGVTVDADGRRAYTANVGSNDVSVIDIVEQREIGRVRVGLRPYAVALAQGRGFVTDQYDGTVSVFDLGSLASIKRITVGDYPEGIAATADAQRIIVANWESNTLSIIDTVKLIVVDEIKVGNGPRAFGAFLRR; via the coding sequence GTGCGGGCGGTTGTTTTCGCGGCCGCGCTCGCCGGCATCGGCGTCGCGCAGGCCGAGGAGGCATTCGTCACCAACCAGCTCAGCGATGACCTCACGGTCGTGGACCTCGCGACGTCCCGGCCGCTTGCCACCATTGCCATCGGCGGCAAGCCCGCCGGCGTCGCCGTCAGTGCCGACGGACGCTTCGCTTATGTGACGAGTCCAGACAGCAAGACATTGACGATCGTGGACGCTGCCGCTCGGCAAGTGACCGGTCGGATCGAGGTCGGTGGGGGCCCGCTTGGGGTCGCCGCTGCTCCGGATGGCGGGGTCGTCTATGTCGCCGACTGGTATGCCGCAGCCATCCGCGTGATCGACCCTCAGGTGCCGCGCGTCACCGCCAGCATCGCCGTCGGATCGTCGCCGTCGGGCCTTGCGGTGACACCGGATGGGCGTCTCCTGCTCTCGGCCGATCGCGATGACGACAGCGTATCGGTCATCGATACCGCCACGCGGGAGCGGCGGGCCACCATCAAGGTCGGGACTCGCCCGTTCGGCGTCACCGTCGATGCGGACGGGCGGCGAGCCTACACGGCCAATGTAGGGTCGAACGACGTGTCGGTGATCGATATCGTAGAGCAGCGCGAGATCGGTCGCGTCCGTGTTGGCCTGCGTCCCTATGCAGTTGCGCTGGCCCAGGGTCGGGGCTTCGTCACCGACCAATATGACGGCACCGTCAGCGTGTTCGATCTTGGTTCGCTTGCATCCATCAAGCGCATCACCGTGGGCGACTATCCGGAAGGGATCGCCGCGACCGCCGACGCGCAGCGCATCATCGTGGCCAATTGGGAGAGCAACACGCTCAGCATCATCGACACCGTCAAGCTGATCGTTGTGGACGAAATCAAGGTCGGCAATGGGCCGCGCGCGTTCGGGGCGTTCCTGCGGCGCTAG
- a CDS encoding DNA-binding NarL/FixJ family response regulator (product_source=COG2197; cath_funfam=1.20.150.20; cog=COG2197; superfamily=46894), whose translation MKLSKKSDSVWTSQQDEELRRQLAAGRSVNEIAIRMKRSPLAVRTRIKRLGIGEPKVD comes from the coding sequence ATGAAGCTGAGCAAAAAATCCGATAGCGTCTGGACGTCGCAGCAGGACGAGGAGTTGCGGCGGCAACTGGCGGCCGGTCGCAGCGTCAACGAGATCGCAATTCGGATGAAACGGTCACCGCTCGCCGTCAGGACCCGCATCAAGAGGCTCGGCATCGGCGAGCCCAAGGTGGATTAG
- a CDS encoding metallo-beta-lactamase class B (product_source=KO:K17837; cath_funfam=3.60.15.10; cleavage_site_network=SignalP-noTM; cog=COG0491; ko=KO:K17837; pfam=PF00753; smart=SM00849; superfamily=56281) encodes MKTLKVALCTLALFTTGAQAQTVKDFLAQTMKKWTTPFEPFQLIGNIYYVGTDGIAVYVIKTSDGLILMDTSVPQSTGMIKDNIAKLGLKLSDVKYILNTHAHFDHTGGFAEIKKDTGAQLVAGLRDKPLLEGGCYPGDEQNTDIGFPPVKVDRTVTEGDKVTLGDTTLTAHATPGHSPGCTSWEMTVKDGNQDRQVLFFCSGTVALNRLVGDPTHPGIVEDYRATYAKVKAMKIDVLLGPHPEVYGMQAKRAQMKDGAPNPFVQPGELAAYAVTLEQDFDKALTKQTAALQKAN; translated from the coding sequence TTGAAGACACTCAAAGTCGCTTTGTGCACTCTGGCGCTGTTCACGACCGGCGCGCAGGCGCAGACCGTCAAGGATTTTCTGGCGCAGACCATGAAGAAATGGACCACGCCGTTCGAGCCGTTCCAGCTGATCGGCAACATCTATTACGTCGGCACCGACGGCATCGCCGTCTATGTCATCAAGACGTCGGATGGCCTGATCCTGATGGACACCTCGGTCCCGCAGTCGACCGGCATGATCAAGGACAACATCGCAAAACTCGGCCTCAAGCTGAGCGACGTCAAATACATCCTCAACACGCACGCGCATTTCGATCACACCGGCGGCTTTGCCGAGATCAAGAAGGACACCGGCGCGCAGCTCGTCGCGGGCCTGCGCGACAAGCCGCTGCTCGAGGGCGGCTGTTATCCGGGTGACGAGCAAAACACCGATATCGGTTTTCCGCCGGTGAAGGTCGACCGCACCGTCACCGAAGGCGACAAGGTCACGCTCGGCGACACCACGCTGACGGCGCATGCGACGCCGGGTCACTCGCCGGGTTGCACCAGCTGGGAAATGACCGTCAAGGACGGCAACCAGGACCGCCAGGTGCTGTTCTTCTGCAGCGGCACCGTCGCGCTGAACCGGCTGGTCGGCGATCCCACCCATCCCGGCATCGTCGAGGATTACCGCGCGACCTACGCCAAGGTGAAGGCGATGAAGATCGACGTGCTGCTCGGCCCGCATCCCGAAGTCTACGGCATGCAGGCCAAGCGCGCGCAGATGAAGGACGGCGCGCCAAACCCGTTCGTCCAGCCCGGCGAGCTCGCCGCCTATGCGGTCACGCTCGAACAGGATTTTGACAAGGCGCTCACCAAACAGACCGCGGCGCTGCAGAAGGCCAACTAA
- a CDS encoding hypothetical protein (product_source=Hypo-rule applied; cath_funfam=3.30.530.20; cleavage_site_network=SignalP-noTM; pfam=PF10604; superfamily=55961), which yields MRVTIGRLMAALAVLAVVGTASAHGPTRQKVRESIEINAPLAKVWAVIGNFQDMSWLPPVSKTDGEKGNEIGATRRLTLATGATVDEELYKYDTEKVSYSYRINAVDVKVLPVTNYSSTLTVSPGADGKGSLVEWGGAFYRGYPNNDPPPELSDEAAVKAVSGLYRTGLEALKKKIESGS from the coding sequence ATGAGGGTAACGATTGGAAGGCTGATGGCCGCGCTGGCCGTGCTGGCTGTTGTCGGGACGGCTTCGGCGCATGGGCCGACGCGTCAGAAGGTGCGGGAATCGATCGAGATCAATGCGCCGCTCGCGAAGGTGTGGGCCGTGATCGGCAACTTTCAGGACATGAGCTGGCTGCCACCGGTGAGCAAGACCGACGGCGAGAAGGGCAACGAGATCGGCGCCACGAGGCGGCTGACGCTCGCGACGGGCGCGACGGTCGATGAAGAACTCTACAAATACGACACCGAGAAGGTGAGCTATTCATACCGGATCAACGCCGTGGACGTGAAGGTGCTGCCGGTGACCAATTACTCGTCTACCTTGACGGTGTCGCCCGGCGCGGACGGCAAAGGCAGCCTGGTGGAATGGGGCGGCGCGTTCTATCGCGGCTATCCCAACAACGATCCTCCGCCGGAGCTGAGCGACGAAGCCGCCGTGAAGGCGGTGAGCGGGCTTTATCGCACGGGCCTCGAGGCGCTCAAGAAGAAGATCGAGAGCGGAAGCTGA
- a CDS encoding membrane protease YdiL (CAAX protease family) (product_source=COG1266; cog=COG1266; ko=KO:K07052; pfam=PF02517; transmembrane_helix_parts=Inside_1_12,TMhelix_13_32,Outside_33_41,TMhelix_42_64,Inside_65_72,TMhelix_73_95,Outside_96_150,TMhelix_151_173,Inside_174_177,TMhelix_178_200,Outside_201_201) has translation MTILRQWRTIAPLPGFAALLMLPGLAIHWGLLPFEYRMPALLVVSGLCIALCLLAGFTFAELGLGRPSFRQHWVSCAALTAGLAAIMVLQTHLFTFDHQPPAWLGFAPFYVLVSSPCQEVVCRSIPKLMTDRLQTSAWVYVLYSSAVFSLIHIAYGDTALLVNTFLVGIVWGIAYLRMLNIWPLILSHAAIGTLAFSLGIA, from the coding sequence ATGACGATTTTGCGACAATGGCGAACGATCGCGCCGCTGCCGGGATTTGCGGCGCTGCTGATGCTGCCCGGGCTCGCCATTCATTGGGGCCTGCTGCCGTTCGAGTACCGGATGCCTGCCTTGCTCGTGGTGTCCGGCCTGTGCATCGCGCTGTGCCTGCTGGCCGGCTTCACCTTCGCCGAGCTGGGGCTCGGCCGGCCATCGTTCCGACAGCACTGGGTCAGTTGCGCCGCGCTCACCGCGGGGCTCGCCGCGATCATGGTGCTGCAGACCCATCTCTTCACCTTCGACCATCAGCCGCCGGCCTGGCTCGGCTTTGCGCCGTTCTACGTGCTGGTCTCCAGTCCATGTCAGGAGGTGGTGTGCCGGTCGATTCCCAAACTGATGACCGACCGGCTGCAAACCAGCGCCTGGGTCTACGTGCTCTATTCGTCGGCGGTGTTTTCGCTGATCCATATCGCCTATGGCGACACCGCTCTGCTGGTGAACACGTTCCTCGTCGGCATCGTCTGGGGCATCGCCTATCTCAGGATGCTCAACATCTGGCCGTTGATCCTGTCGCACGCCGCCATCGGCACACTGGCCTTCTCACTCGGCATCGCCTGA
- a CDS encoding hypothetical protein (product_source=Hypo-rule applied) — MPIQFRKTSIKSRKRTLGLAGLGLIVETIVSHPRVDVTAMVNVAMMSRFAAAPLMASLGSLSRTAGPRSNDNVGTTPAASPDHMASICGRTRRTES, encoded by the coding sequence ATGCCGATCCAATTCCGCAAGACGTCGATCAAATCCCGCAAGCGAACCCTGGGACTGGCCGGTCTTGGCCTGATCGTGGAGACGATCGTCAGCCATCCCCGCGTCGACGTGACGGCGATGGTGAACGTCGCGATGATGTCGCGATTTGCCGCCGCACCTCTGATGGCGTCGCTCGGCAGTCTTTCACGCACAGCCGGCCCCCGTTCGAACGACAATGTCGGGACCACACCGGCTGCCAGCCCGGACCATATGGCGTCGATCTGCGGGCGAACGCGCCGCACCGAGAGCTGA
- a CDS encoding hypothetical protein (product_source=Hypo-rule applied), with protein MASRVVFVVVVQAPGLMRDLDAGLKGHRASGSKEPDGATAKPIAPQDQMADYASAFALRATADMSLIRPALARENVMKVLMPLVAT; from the coding sequence ATGGCCTCCCGTGTTGTTTTTGTTGTGGTCGTTCAAGCGCCGGGATTGATGCGCGATTTGGACGCCGGGCTCAAGGGGCATCGCGCGTCAGGATCAAAGGAGCCGGACGGCGCAACAGCGAAGCCTATTGCGCCGCAAGACCAGATGGCGGATTACGCTTCCGCCTTCGCTCTTCGAGCTACGGCGGATATGTCGCTAATCCGCCCTGCGCTTGCTCGTGAGAATGTGATGAAAGTTCTCATGCCGCTCGTCGCGACGTGA
- a CDS encoding membrane-bound inhibitor of C-type lysozyme (product_source=COG3895; cleavage_site_network=SignalP-noTM; cog=COG3895; pfam=PF09864; superfamily=141488) → MKQCHVLVILAAACLVTGASPASAQTFQTWLCADGSQFGAGFFQYDSRAHLQIDGKAVTLTRRLAVSGKRYAGGGVTLTITKSGATLKHRKRPATACSLI, encoded by the coding sequence ATGAAGCAATGCCACGTCCTCGTCATTCTTGCTGCGGCATGCCTTGTCACCGGCGCGTCGCCGGCATCGGCGCAAACGTTCCAGACCTGGCTCTGCGCCGACGGGTCGCAGTTCGGTGCGGGGTTTTTCCAATATGACTCGCGCGCCCATCTGCAGATTGACGGCAAGGCCGTCACCCTGACCCGGCGCCTCGCCGTATCGGGCAAGCGTTATGCGGGCGGCGGCGTCACGCTGACGATCACGAAGTCAGGCGCGACGCTCAAGCACCGCAAGCGGCCGGCGACGGCCTGCAGCTTGATTTAG
- a CDS encoding D-3-phosphoglycerate dehydrogenase (product_source=KO:K00058; cath_funfam=3.30.70.260,3.40.50.720; cog=COG0111; ko=KO:K00058; pfam=PF00389,PF02826; superfamily=51735,55021), whose protein sequence is MTRLSLPKDKIRILLLEGINESAVGMFADNGYVSVERFPKALSPEALKEAVKGVHLLGIRSRSDVTEEILDAADRLLAVGCFSVGTNQIDLDAARRRGIPVFNAPYANTRSVAELTIGEIVMLLRRIVPRSVTAHAGGWDKSADGSREVRGKTLGIVGYGNIGSQLSNLAESMGMRVVFFDQTDRLRHGNTEPTASLDELLAISDVVSLHVPETPQTANMIGAREIGQMKPDAYLINNSRGTVVDLDALAAALRAGKLAGAAIDVFPVEPASNADRLATPLQGLPNVILTPHVGGSTEEAQDRIGTEVTRRLVEYSDVGSTNGAVNFPQVQLPPRPSGTRFIHIHGDVPGVMGKLNDIMSAHGINIAAQYLQTGGGIGYVVLETDGAGGDAEAVLEEIRAVKGTIRARLLYEAD, encoded by the coding sequence ATGACTCGCCTCTCTCTGCCCAAAGACAAGATCCGCATTCTGCTCCTGGAGGGCATCAACGAAAGCGCCGTCGGCATGTTCGCCGACAACGGCTACGTCTCTGTGGAGCGGTTCCCCAAGGCGCTCTCGCCTGAGGCGCTGAAGGAGGCGGTCAAGGGCGTCCATCTGCTCGGAATCCGCTCGCGCAGCGACGTCACCGAGGAGATCCTGGACGCTGCCGATCGCCTGCTTGCCGTCGGCTGCTTCTCGGTCGGCACCAACCAGATCGACCTCGACGCCGCGCGGCGGCGCGGCATTCCGGTGTTCAACGCGCCCTACGCCAACACCCGCAGCGTCGCCGAACTCACGATCGGCGAGATCGTGATGCTGCTGCGCCGGATCGTGCCGCGTTCGGTCACGGCCCACGCCGGCGGCTGGGACAAGTCGGCCGACGGCAGCCGCGAAGTGCGCGGCAAGACGCTCGGCATCGTCGGCTACGGCAATATCGGCTCCCAGCTCTCCAACCTCGCCGAATCCATGGGGATGCGGGTGGTGTTCTTCGACCAGACGGACCGGCTCCGCCATGGCAACACCGAGCCGACGGCGAGCCTCGACGAACTGCTCGCCATCAGCGACGTGGTGTCGCTGCACGTGCCGGAGACCCCGCAGACCGCCAACATGATCGGCGCCCGCGAGATCGGCCAGATGAAGCCCGACGCCTATCTGATCAACAACAGCCGCGGCACCGTGGTGGACCTGGATGCGCTGGCAGCAGCGCTCAGGGCCGGAAAGCTCGCGGGTGCGGCGATCGACGTCTTCCCGGTCGAGCCGGCCTCCAATGCCGACCGCCTGGCGACGCCGCTGCAGGGCCTGCCCAACGTCATCCTGACCCCGCATGTCGGCGGCTCCACCGAGGAGGCGCAGGACCGCATCGGCACTGAAGTGACCCGCAGGCTGGTCGAATATTCCGACGTCGGCTCGACCAACGGCGCGGTCAACTTTCCCCAGGTCCAGCTGCCGCCCCGCCCCAGCGGCACCCGCTTCATCCATATCCACGGCGACGTCCCCGGCGTCATGGGCAAGCTCAACGACATCATGTCCGCCCACGGCATCAATATCGCCGCGCAGTACCTGCAGACCGGCGGCGGCATCGGCTATGTGGTGCTTGAGACCGACGGCGCCGGCGGGGATGCCGAAGCCGTTCTCGAGGAGATCCGCGCCGTCAAGGGCACGATCCGGGCGCGGCTGCTTTATGAGGCAGACTGA
- a CDS encoding tripartite-type tricarboxylate transporter receptor subunit TctC (product_source=COG3181; cath_funfam=3.40.190.10; cleavage_site_network=SignalP-noTM; cog=COG3181; pfam=PF03401; superfamily=53850; transmembrane_helix_parts=Inside_1_6,TMhelix_7_26,Outside_27_322), which produces MKSLFRALGAFAIVFACASGAQAQGWPNRPIRMVVPYTPGGYTDLMARLVSEKMSTALGQPIVIENKPGANAVIGTDSVAKAAPDGYTIGTVIAAHAVNATLNPKLPYDTMKDLTYVSLMSVAPLLLIAHPSLPASNMKELIALAKAKPGQLNFASSGIGSAAHLTMEMLKSREGINLQHIPYKGTSGALQDTVGGQINVMFDVIGPLMSQVRSGNAKAFAVTAKERIPAAADVPTMAEQGVADFVSGTWAGIIAPAGTPKEIVDRISAEAKKALADPELKKKLDDQGIVAVGSTPEEYRAFVAEEITRWRKVITDAGIKME; this is translated from the coding sequence ATGAAATCCCTATTCCGCGCGCTTGGCGCGTTCGCCATCGTGTTCGCCTGCGCTAGTGGCGCTCAGGCGCAGGGCTGGCCGAACCGGCCGATCCGCATGGTGGTGCCCTATACGCCGGGCGGCTACACCGACCTGATGGCCCGCCTCGTCTCCGAAAAGATGTCGACAGCGCTGGGCCAGCCCATCGTCATCGAGAACAAGCCGGGCGCCAATGCCGTGATCGGCACCGACAGCGTCGCCAAGGCCGCGCCGGACGGCTACACGATCGGAACGGTGATTGCGGCCCATGCGGTGAACGCGACGCTCAATCCAAAGCTGCCCTACGACACCATGAAGGATCTCACCTACGTCTCGCTGATGTCAGTCGCGCCGTTGCTGTTGATCGCGCATCCCTCGTTGCCGGCGAGCAACATGAAAGAGCTCATCGCGCTCGCCAAGGCGAAGCCCGGCCAGCTCAACTTCGCGTCCAGCGGCATCGGTTCTGCGGCGCATCTGACGATGGAAATGCTGAAGAGCCGCGAAGGCATCAACCTGCAGCACATTCCCTACAAGGGCACGTCCGGCGCGCTGCAGGACACGGTCGGCGGCCAGATCAATGTGATGTTCGACGTGATCGGTCCCTTGATGTCGCAGGTACGCTCCGGCAATGCCAAGGCCTTTGCCGTCACCGCGAAAGAGCGCATTCCGGCGGCGGCCGACGTGCCGACGATGGCGGAGCAAGGTGTTGCGGATTTCGTGTCCGGCACCTGGGCCGGCATCATTGCGCCTGCGGGCACGCCGAAGGAAATCGTCGACCGCATCTCTGCAGAAGCGAAGAAGGCCCTCGCCGATCCCGAGTTGAAGAAGAAGCTCGACGATCAGGGCATCGTCGCCGTGGGCAGCACCCCGGAGGAATACCGCGCGTTTGTCGCCGAGGAGATCACGCGCTGGCGGAAGGTGATCACCGACGCCGGAATCAAGATGGAGTAG
- a CDS encoding amidase (product_source=KO:K01426; cath_funfam=3.90.1300.10; cog=COG0154; ko=KO:K01426; pfam=PF01425; superfamily=75304), with the protein MTLAMSWDEWTKHDAVALADCVRKGDLTPADLAAQAAAGIARTNPALSAVVEVFEDVIADPLMDGMNPAGIFAGVPLLIKDLGPTLKGRLQEFGSMIMQGNRPQQDSFLTEKIRKAGLNIIGRSTTPEFGVCSSAENALYVTRNPWDLDYTTCGSSAGTAAMVAAGVLPISHGTDGGGSIRIPAGVNGNIGLKVSRGVYSLAPHLSDLTGLVSIQGCLSRTVRDTAAFVDHCRGGAPGEFMPFWSPAEPYSDLIQRDPGRLRIALSHEWGDYRAPPHFVAELERAGRLLEGLGHHVEWALPEVDFRAAFAAQTTCYISNFAQVIAGHLARLGLERPTSELLEPINIRIWETGLQTSYTERAKMQAVFNSTSRAFGDFFERWDIILTPITARPTPKVGTSEYLTTSTNPSVHDWFANLWQNFAYTPLANLCGIPGISLPLATQENGLPLGIQAQARQANDGLLLQLAAQIERAIDGKWNGGKLPAQHVIRQPKYA; encoded by the coding sequence ATGACATTGGCGATGAGCTGGGACGAATGGACCAAACACGACGCAGTGGCGCTGGCCGACTGCGTGCGCAAGGGCGATCTGACGCCGGCCGATCTGGCGGCGCAAGCCGCCGCCGGCATCGCCAGGACCAATCCCGCCCTCAGCGCTGTCGTCGAAGTTTTCGAAGACGTGATTGCCGACCCGTTGATGGACGGCATGAACCCCGCCGGCATTTTTGCCGGCGTCCCGCTTCTGATCAAGGACCTCGGGCCAACGCTGAAGGGGCGGCTGCAGGAGTTCGGCTCCATGATCATGCAGGGCAACCGGCCCCAGCAGGATAGCTTCCTGACCGAAAAGATCCGAAAGGCGGGACTTAACATCATCGGTCGCAGCACCACGCCGGAATTCGGTGTGTGCAGCTCCGCGGAGAACGCGCTCTATGTCACCCGCAATCCGTGGGACCTCGATTACACGACCTGTGGCTCCTCTGCAGGAACGGCGGCGATGGTGGCCGCCGGCGTGCTGCCCATCTCCCATGGCACCGACGGCGGCGGCTCGATCCGCATCCCAGCAGGCGTCAATGGCAACATCGGCCTGAAAGTGTCGCGCGGTGTGTACTCGCTGGCGCCGCATTTGTCGGATCTTACTGGACTGGTGTCGATCCAGGGCTGCCTCAGCCGCACCGTGCGCGACACCGCCGCCTTCGTCGATCATTGCCGCGGCGGCGCGCCCGGCGAATTCATGCCGTTCTGGTCGCCCGCCGAACCCTATAGCGATCTGATCCAGCGCGACCCCGGCCGCCTGCGCATCGCGCTGTCGCACGAATGGGGCGACTACCGTGCCCCGCCGCACTTCGTTGCCGAGCTCGAACGTGCCGGCCGGTTGCTGGAAGGGCTGGGACACCACGTCGAATGGGCGCTGCCCGAGGTCGATTTCCGGGCCGCCTTCGCCGCGCAGACGACTTGCTACATCAGCAACTTTGCGCAGGTCATCGCCGGCCATCTGGCGCGGCTCGGGCTGGAACGGCCGACTAGCGAACTGCTGGAGCCTATCAACATCAGGATCTGGGAGACCGGCCTGCAAACGTCCTACACCGAACGCGCAAAGATGCAGGCTGTCTTCAACAGCACGTCGCGCGCCTTCGGCGACTTCTTCGAGCGCTGGGACATTATCCTGACGCCGATCACGGCGCGGCCGACGCCGAAGGTGGGCACGAGCGAGTATCTCACCACCAGCACCAATCCGTCGGTGCACGACTGGTTCGCCAACCTGTGGCAGAATTTCGCCTATACCCCGCTCGCCAACCTGTGCGGCATCCCGGGCATCTCGCTGCCACTGGCGACCCAGGAGAACGGGCTGCCTCTGGGGATCCAGGCGCAGGCGCGTCAGGCGAACGATGGGTTGCTGTTGCAGCTGGCCGCGCAGATCGAACGGGCGATTGACGGCAAGTGGAACGGCGGGAAGCTGCCTGCGCAGCACGTCATCCGCCAGCCGAAATACGCTTGA
- a CDS encoding hypothetical protein (product_source=Hypo-rule applied): MNIRPFSAILLSRRREIGKGSEVEAYGVAKRFPIQVSDSQVSNSQISNSQQITFSRR, from the coding sequence GTGAACATACGACCCTTTTCGGCCATCCTGCTTTCACGGCGGCGTGAAATTGGCAAGGGCTCTGAGGTGGAAGCCTACGGCGTGGCAAAGCGATTTCCGATCCAGGTTTCAGACAGCCAGGTTTCAAACAGCCAAATTTCAAACAGCCAGCAGATCACGTTCTCGCGGCGCTAG
- a CDS encoding hypothetical protein (product_source=Hypo-rule applied; cleavage_site_network=SignalP-noTM; superfamily=81273; transmembrane_helix_parts=Outside_1_3,TMhelix_4_26,Inside_27_119), whose translation MSRIMFLSIAVVLSLLSAAASAAPAHKRSAKIWKGYGFLPGYHQPLNNAAPLFKQEASVLRNARRDKRHWYIDRTPRYYGWDGELRYPGRPGFGGGRYNGGSFGPCWTRTPIGAAWTCG comes from the coding sequence ATGTCGCGCATCATGTTTCTATCCATTGCTGTTGTTCTGTCGTTGCTATCCGCCGCTGCATCGGCGGCGCCGGCTCACAAGCGGTCGGCGAAGATCTGGAAGGGCTACGGCTTCCTGCCGGGCTATCACCAGCCGCTGAACAACGCCGCTCCGCTTTTCAAACAGGAAGCCTCGGTGCTGCGCAACGCGCGCCGCGACAAGCGCCACTGGTATATCGACCGCACGCCGCGCTATTACGGCTGGGACGGCGAATTGCGCTATCCGGGCCGACCCGGCTTCGGCGGCGGCCGCTACAATGGCGGCAGCTTCGGCCCATGCTGGACGCGGACCCCGATCGGGGCAGCCTGGACTTGCGGGTGA